The following are encoded in a window of Gossypium raimondii isolate GPD5lz chromosome 13, ASM2569854v1, whole genome shotgun sequence genomic DNA:
- the LOC105783496 gene encoding uncharacterized protein At2g24330, which translates to MVEDKGVSDGESKESSPPPPVVKKKGKGVLSRIWHAIIGSSGDNFEKRLEHITKEEKAVVARIKRRSQAWRTIIRHLIVFSVVLEVIAVAYAIMMTRSEDLDWKMRAFRVSPMFLLPVISSVVYSAVVKITRMCDQRDQKTLENLRAERRAKIDELKEKTNYYITQQLIQRYDPDPAAKAAAATILASKLGADSGFKFYLEDESKLDVLGGRSNDVEIVPSSGLRKRKHSRSNSTGSTPLVHSNEGSPPHPVGNEGPQASEHDRLVVDHYHPQGPSVQDGGWLARIAALLVGEDPTQSYALICGNCHRHNGLARKEDFPYITYYCPHCQALNKPKQPEEHVSRSSPIMDPLHSGVGDAVKSSSGSMAEDILRSSSPVISVSEIEKVTEKVESIGVVG; encoded by the exons ATGGTGGAGGACAAAGGCGTTTCCGACGGTGAAAGCAAAGAATCGAGTCCGCCGCCGCCGGTAGTCAAGAAGAAAGGCAAGGGAGTCCTCTCCCGTATTTGGCATGCAATTATTGGTAGTAGCGGGGACAATTTCGAAAAGAGGCTTGAACATATTACCAAGGAAGAGAAGGCTGTTGTCGCGCGAATTAAAAGAAGATCCCAGGCTTGGAGGACAATAATTAGGCATCTCATTGTATTTTCTGTCGTTTTGGAG GTTATTGCAGTTGCTTATGCCATTATGATGACAAGATCCGAGGATTTAGATTGGAAGATGAGGGCATTTAGGGTTTCCCCGATGTTCCTTTTGCCTGTTATTTCTTCCGTTGTTTATTCTGCAGTTGTAAAAATCACAAGGATGT GTGACCAGAGGGACCAGAAAACTCTAGAAAATCTTCGTGCTGAAAGGCGAGCAAAAATTGATGAACTTAAGGAGAAGACAAATTATTACATTACACAACAGCTTATTCAG AGATATGATCCTGATCCAGCAGCAAAGGCTGCTGCTGCAACTATCCTTGCATCTAAGTTGGGTGCAGATTCAGGTTTTAAATTCTATCTTGAAGATGAATCTAAGCTTGATGTCCTAGGGGGGAGGAGCAACGATGTTGAGATAGTGCCTTCAAGTGGACTTCGAAAAAGAAAGCACAGTAGATCCAATAGTACGGGAAGCACTCCATTGGTGCATTCTAATGAAGGATCACCACCTCATCCTGTAGGGAATGAGGGTCCTCAAGCTTCTGAGCATGACCGACTGGTTGTTGATCATTACCATCCACAGGGACCTTCCGTACAGGATGGGGGATGGCTTGCTCGAATTGCTGCCTTGCTTGTGGGGGAAGATCCAACACAATCATATGCACTTATATGTGGCAATTGCCACAGGCACAACG GACTTGCTAGGAAGGAGGATTTCCCATATATAACTTATTACTGCCCGCACTGCCAAGCCCTGAATAAGCCAAAACAACCGGAAGAGCATGTTTCTAGATCTAGCCCCATCATGGACCCCTTGCATTCAGGAGTTGGCGATGCAGTAAAAAGTTCAAGTGGTAGCATGGCTGAGGATATACTCAGGAGCTCCAGCCCTGTGATATCTGTATCTGAGATTGAGAAAGTGACGGAAAAAGTAGAGTCAATTGGTGTGGTTGGATAA
- the LOC105781089 gene encoding uncharacterized protein LOC105781089: protein MKTNDIMNGCKSDFDHGDDTDYFNEPLLLRPSYARSTSLLCDELRSFRISLRWCALDHSSSTGKFVSYLTFILLAVFVPIISSLPVWFQDLSIAFPTETTAFNLLVQFPESALAFLGFFTLSCFFRRYGLRQLLFLDALQQDTTFVRRGYTRELDKAFRYLACILLPSFFVEVVHKIIFFSTVKISLPYVSSGFPLNSIAFVLVLGSWVYRTGVFLLVCVLFRLTCELQILRFQGLHKMFEGCGSDGGDIFQEHVRIRKQLAITSHRYRFFIIASLIVITASQFAALLMVLASKSDKNFFNSGDLLVCSTVQLSGFFLCLLGAARITHRAQGMAAVASRWHMSMTCAMAGVEQGKQEDDGFLPVSTCNETDSDDSSDMFISFSAQHPSNFQTRQALVSYLQHNNKGITLFGYALDRGLLHTLFAFEFSLVMWILSKVVVLND from the exons ATGAAAACAAATGATATCATGAACGGCTGCAAGTCCGATTTCGACCACGGCGACGACACCGACTATTTTAATGAACCTTTGCTACTCCGACCATCATATGCTAGATCAACGTCCTTGCTTTGCGACGAGCTACGCAGCTTCAGAATAAGCCTCCGTTGGTGTGCACTAGATCACTCTTCCAGCACAGGCAAATTCGTTTCCTATCTCACCTTCATCCTCCTCGCCGTTTTCGTCCCCATCATAAGCTCCCTTCCCGTTTGGTTCCAAGACCTGTCCATCGCATTTCCTACTGAAACCACCGCCTTCAATCTCCTGGTTCAATTCCCCGAATCAGCCTTAGCTTTCTTGGGGTTTTTCACACTGTCCTGTTTCTTCAGAAGATACGGGTTGAGGCAGCTCTTGTTCCTCGACGCCTTACAGCAAGATACGACGTTCGTAAGACGTGGATATACGAGGGAGCTGGACAAGGCGTTTCGTTACCTGGCGTGCATACTCTTACCCTCTTTCTTCGTTGAAGTTGTTCATAAGATCATCTTCTTCTCCACCGTAAAGATATCGTTGCCTTATGTTAGCTCCGGGTTCCCATTGAACTCCATCGCGTTTGTGTTGGTGTTGGGGTCGTGGGTTTATAGGACCGGCGTGTTCCTCCTAGTCTGCGTGCTGTTTCGGTTGACTTGTGAGCTACAGATACTGAGATTCCAAGGTCTCCACAAGATGTTCGAAGGGTGTGGGTCTGATGGTGGCGATATATTTCAAGAGCATGTTAGGATCAGGAAACAGTTGGCCATCACCAGCCATAGGTATCGTTTCTTCATTATTGCCTCCTTAATCGTCATCACTGCTAGCCAGTTCGCAGCTTTGTTGATGGTTTTGGCTTCAAAATCAGATAAAAATTTCTTCAATTCTGGTGATCTACTG GTTTGTTCAACGGTTCAGCTGAGTGGCTTCTTCTTGTGCTTGTTGGGTGCGGCAAGAATCACACATAGAGCCCAAGGAATGGCAGCCGTAGCTAGTAGATGGCATATGAGTATGACATGCGCGATGGCCGGAGTAGAGCAAGGGAAACAAGAAGACGACGGCTTCCTACCCGTATCTACGTGCAATGAAACTGATTCCGATGACTCATCCGATATGTTCATCAGCTTTTCCGCACAACATCCATCCAACTTTCAAACAAGACAAGCGTTAG TGTCGTATTTGCAACATAACAACAAGGGGATAACGCTGTTTGGATATGCACTGGATCGAGGATTGCTTCACACTCTCTTTGCATTTGAGTTCTCTTTGGTGATGTGGATTCTCAGTAAGGTTGTTGTTTTGAACGACTGA
- the LOC105783420 gene encoding proteasome subunit beta type-6, protein MDLDMNVNAPHSMGTTIIGVTYNGGVVLGADSRTSTGMYVANRASDKITQLTDNVYVCRSGSAADSQIVSDYVRYFLHQHTIQLGQPATVKVAANLIRLLSYNNKNMLQTGLIVGGWDKYEGGKIYGIPLGGTLIEQPFAIGGSGSSYLYGFFDQAWKEGMTKEEAEQLVVKAVSLAIARDGASGGVVRTVVINSDGVTRNFYPGDKLQLWHDELEPQHSLLDILNAPSPEPMNI, encoded by the exons ATGGATCTGGATATGAACGTGAACGCCCCTCACTCAATGGGCACAACAATCATCGGAGTCACCTACAATGGCGGTGTCGTCCTCGGCGCCGACTCTCGTACCAGCACCG GGATGTATGTTGCTAATCGGGCATCTGACAAAATTACACAGCTCACGGATAACGTCTACGTTTGCCGTTCTGGATCC GCTGCTGATTCTCAGATTGTTTCTGACTACGTCCGTTATTTCCTTCATCAACATAC GATACAACTTGGGCAGCCTGCAACTGTCAAAGTTGCTGCTAACCTTATCAGGCTACTATCCTACAATAACAAG AACATGCTTCAAACTGGTCTTATTGTTGGAGGGTGGGATAAGTATGAAGGTGGTAAAATATATGGAATTCCACTTGGTGGAACACTGATTGAGCAGCCTTTTGCTATTGGAG GATCTGGCTCCAGTTACCTATATGGGTTTTTTGATCAGGCGTGGAAGGAAGGAATGACAAAGGAGGAAGCTGAG CAACTAGTGGTCAAGGCAGTGTCACTCGCCATTGCTCGTGATGGTGCTAGTGGAGGTGTTGTTCGCACTGTTGTT ATCAACTCCGACGGAGTGACAAGGAACTTCTACCCTGGTGATAAACTTCAATTGTGGCACGACGAATTGGAGCCGCAGCATTCGTTATTGGATATACTGAACGCTCCTAGTCCTGAACCGATGAACATTTAA